In Desulfobaculum bizertense DSM 18034, the genomic stretch CGTTTTTTTTATTGTAATATAGCCATCAAGATAAAAGACATAGCCATTTGCCGATGCCAAAAGCCGGTTTCCATCGTTCGGGTCTATGCGAGTATTTTCTCCTGACGGAAAATCACGCGAGGCGCACTCAAAGACCCACGGTGTCGTGTCCTCTGGTTTTTCTTCCCGCCACTCCGCAAGAAGCTCACCTTCCCGAACATTTTGCACATAGCCGAGGTTGTAGTAATCAACATTTCCGTCAACGCGTTCCCGAGGCAGGAGATTTTCATAATCAAAATCAGGATCAAAGTGATGTACCAGGTAGTATGACATAGGCAGTAACTCGCAGGGCGTGCACTACAACAATAATGCAGCCCGTTCCTCATCTGTTCGAAGAATCTTAAAAAATGACGACAACTGGACCAGTTCGAGAGTTTTCAGCACCTGAGGTCGAGGACGATAAAGGTAGAGGGAACGGTCCTTTGCCTCAAGTTCTGATGCAAAAGCAACGAGAAAGCCGATTCCAGAGCTATCAATAAACGCCACTTCCGACAAATCCAAAATCACAAAAGTGTAGCGCCCTTCTTCCAGTGTTTTTTGAATTTTTTCCCGAAGCTCGGGAATGCACTCCAGAGTCAGCTCCTTTCGGAACGAAAACAGTACGGCAGGTCCCTCTCGTGAACTCATACAATCTTCCATGCTGATCCTCCAGGTTTCATCTCCAAACGAACAGTGCTTCCCTCTGCTGACGAAACAATCTCAACCGAATCCATAAGCTGCTGCATCATGAACAGCCCTCGTCCAGAACCCTGCTCTGCTGGGGGCAAAGTCCACGGCTGAGGCGGCACCTCAAAACCTGTGCCGCAGTCTTCCACAGTACACAAAAGCCGTGCTCCAGTTTCCAGAGACAGGGTCAGGCGCACAAAGCCCGGCTTTCCACCATAGGCGTGAGCCAGCACATTAGCGCAGGCTTCATGCAGGGCCAGCCGAAAGGATTCCACGGCTCGCCCGTCCCGCAGACAGTCGTCCACGGCCCGCAATAGCGGCTGTACAAACGCAGCAAGATTTTCTGCGCACAAAAAGCCCTCGCGAGAAAGCTCCGGAGCAGCAGGGAGAGCACAGACAAAGAGCGCAGTCGCATCGTCGCGCGGCGCTTCTCCACGCATTTCCTGAATATTTCTCAAAAGACGCGTTGGGAAATTTTCCCGAAATGCTGTCAGCTCAGAGTCCTGCTGCGACAGCCCCCTGTCCATCATCTCAATGGCATATTCCCAAAAAGCTTCGGCATCAAAATACTCATCGGCCGAAAGAGAAAAATCATAAAAACCATCTGTATAAAAGAGTATTCCCGCTCCGGGACGCAGGACATAATGCCGCTCAGGAAATCGTTCCTCCGGGAAAAATCCCAGCATCCGTGCGCAGGGACACAAAAAATCCTGCTGCCGCTCCCCCACCAAAAGTGCGGGGCAGTGGCCTGCATTCACCATGCGGACTGCGCCACAGCGCAAGTCACAGTCTGCGGCCAGAGCCGTGACAAAATCTTCTTCGCGACCAATAATTTCGCAGAGCTGGGAATTGAGGAGAGAAAAGGTCTCGGAAAGAGAAAGCTGCCGTTCGCAGGAGACATGAAAAAGCGTCCGGACTATGGCCATCAAAAACGCCGCGCGCGCACCGTGCCCAGAGACGTCTGCAACAATCATCCGCAGCACACCATCCGAAAGCCGCACGCAGTCAAAATAGTCTCCACTCGCCCGGCCAGAGGGGGCGTAGACGCTACTCACCTGCGCAGTCAGACATCCCTCGTCAGGAAAAGAAGGGCACAGAAAGAGCCGTCCCTGAAAGCTGGGCAAAAGCCGCTGCTGGAGCGAGGCCACAAGGTGTATTTCTTTCTCCACAGCATCACGGGCAGATCGCAGGCGCTGGAGCAGGCGGAGCTGGCGAACCCCAACCGCAACCCGCGCCAAAAGCTCGGAACGGTCCACAGGCTTATATAAAAAATCATTGCAGCCCGCGCCAAAGGCACGAAGCTTTCCTTCGGGATCGCGCGACGACGTCAGCACCGTAATACTCACCTCTTCGTCACCGTAGACCTCACGCAGGGCATGGATAACGTCGATCCCATCCATGTCGGGCATGTTCAGATCCAGCAGGAGCAGGTGAGGCTGAAAGCGCAAATAGCAATTCACCGCCTCCCGGCCATCCGCGGCAGACTCGACCACATACGAAAAATCCGCCAGCATTTCGCACAGCATCTGGCGGAGCACTGCGTCATCGTCCACCACAAGGATTCGTATGGCATCTGCTTTTTCTCTGCCTAACGCGCCGTGAGACATGCGACTCCTCCGCAGCTTGGCGAGCAGCGCAACACGCAGCCCGAGCTTGCACCAGAACGCACTCAGAGGCAGGATACGGCTCTGAGCACAGCTCCATTAAAAAGCTTCCAAGGAAATCTTATGGAATTTTTCGCATATCAGCAAAGCGACATCCCAGAAATTCAGGCTCTCTTTCACCAAACCTTTGCCGACTCCGAAGGAGAAGCAGAAGGCAAAATCATTGGTGAACTGGCCGCAGAACTCCTCACACGCACGCCCCAAGAGGACCTGTACTGCTTTGTGGCCAAAAATGAGAACAACAAAGAACTGGCTGGCTGCATCATCTTCTCCCGAATGCAGTTTGAGCAGCCCGTCACAGCATTCATTCTCTCACCTGTTGCCGTGCTCACGCCATATCAGGGACAGGGCATAGGACAAAAGCTCATCCGCTTTGGCCTGGATAAACTCAGGCAGGACGGCGTAGAGCTGGCGTTCACTTACGGCGACCCGAGCTTTTATTATCAGGTTGGATTCGAACAAATCCCAGAAACACACATCAAGGCTCCCCAGCCTCTGAGCTACCCCATTGGCTGGCTTGCCCAGTCCCTGACCGAGGCAGCCGTGCCCCATATCCCGGGAAAAAGCTCCTGCGTTCCAGCACTCAACAACGCAGAATACTGGTAAGCTTTAGCTCCCAAAACAAAAAAACGGCGTCCTCCCCACATCAGGGAAGACGCCATTTTCTTTGCAAAAGTCTATCGCAGATCAGAACAAATCAGCACTGTCCAAAAGAAGAGTCACAGGTCCCCAGTTACACAGGGACACATCCATCATGGCCCCAAATTCACCATGCTGGACCTGACCGGGCAAGCGCTGCTCAAAATCCTGCAAGAGCTGCTCATACAGGACTTTAGCCTCTGCGCCGGGTGCGGATTTGTTAAAGGACGGTCGACGTCCCTTTCGGCAGTCTGCATACAGAGTAAACTGCGAGACCACCAAAAGCTCTCCGCCAAAATCCCGAAGTGAAAGATTCATCTTGTCATTTTCATCAGGGAAAATGCGCAGATCCAGCACCTTGTTCAGCATGGAGGCCCAGACTTTGCTTTTGGGCAAGTCCTGACTGTCCTCCGCACCAAAACCAGCCAAGACAAGCAGACCCTGCTGAATTTTCCCTATGCAGGTTCCATCAACATCAACCTGCGCACGAGAAACACGCTGGAGATGAAGCCGCATCGCTACTCCTCAAAATAGGTTGCAGTCTGGGCGGGCTTTTCGCTCACGCTCACAGATTTCACATCCACACCAGAACCAGCAAGGCGTGCTTCCAGTCCCTTGTAGATATGACGGGCAATATTTTCAGATGAGGGGTTGTGGACGGCAAAGGCCGGATGCTCATTCAGGTGGCAGTGGTCCATGTCTCCAAGGATTTCCTTGAGCATGTTCTTCAGGACCTTAAAGTCCACCAGCAGCTCCGTGTCCTGACTCAGCGTGTCACCCTCGACCTGAGCTTCCACCATAAAGTTGTGGCCATGCATCCGCTCGCATTTGCCTTCATAATGCCGCAGCTGATGGGCCGCAGCAAAATCTTTGCGTACAGTCAGACGCCACTTGCCTTTTTTTTCGCTCATTGTCTTCTCTCTTTCCCAAAAGCAGCGCTACAGGGATTCAATGTCTTTCCAAAATTCTTTTGTCGGGGAAACGCTGTACTTTGGTCCAAGCTGCATCTTGCATTCGACCTCGTCCATTCGCAGCAAAAGCTGCACGCGAACCCCGCCGGTATGGCGAGCCAATACATCCTTGAGTCGACGCCGTCCACCTTCGGTCAGATCGTCTTCCCCCTTGATGAGCAGGACAGGTTCTTCGTTTCCGGCCAGCGCACCGCCAAGAATCTTAATCTCATCTGCAATGAGCTTGGCTTTTTTCGGAGCACCTTCATCATCGTTTGGCCCACCGTCACGGTCACTCACCTTACCGATAAGCAAAAGGGGCTGATCCTGTTCCAGAATCTCACGGCTTTTCGCGTAGGTTTCCGGGAACATGACGGCTTCGCCAACGCCTGTGAGGTCTTCGATGTCGCAGAATGCCATCTTCCCGCCCTTCTGGGTGATGTGTTCCTTGCGACCTGTCACCATGCAGGCAACCCGAACCTCTGCGCCGCCGCCATAGTCAGCAACCTGCAAAAGAGTCGGAAGTTTCATGCGGGCCAGCTCGTGCCGGAAAGATAGAAGCGGATGGCTGGAAAGATAGAAGCCTAGGGCCTCTTTTTCAAACTGAAGCTTTTCATCATCTTCCCATTCTTCAACCGTGGGGCCATCGGTATTCAGCCCTGTTCCGGGGAAGGAAGGCATCTCCATGCCGGACATCGCCATGAGTGACATCTGGCCAGAATTTTTGTCTTTGGCCTTTTTCTGGGCAATGGCAACAACACGTTCCAAGGCATCCAAAAGCGCAGCGCGGGGAACATCAAAGCAGTCCAGTGCTCCGGCCTTGATAAGATTCTCAAGAACACGCTTGGTCACCTTTCGCAGGTTTACCCGTTCGCACATGTCGAGCATGCTCTTGAATTTCCCACCTTCCGTTCTGGCATCAACGATTTCACGAATAGCTTCGTCACCAACGTTTTTGACACCAGCAAGGCCGTAGCGAATCTGGCCGTCCGCAGGCACGGTGAAGTGCCGCATGGAGCTGTTCACGTCCGGAGTCAGCATCTCAATGTCCAGATCACGGCACGCGGAAATGTATTTCAACACCTTGTCGGTGTTGTTCACTTCCGAGGTAATCATGGCGGCCATGAATTCTGTGGGATGATGCGCCTTGAGGTACGCCGTATGATAGGAAATGAGGGCATACGCTGCGGAGTGCGACTTGTTGAAGCCGTAAGCCGCAAACATTTCCATCAAGTCAAAGATTTCTTTGGCCTTTTCCTGAGGAACGCCGCGCTTTTTGGCACCATCATAGAACGTGTGGCGCTGCTCTGCCATTGCTTCCGCGATTTTCTTGCCCATTGCACGACGGAGCAGGTCAGCGCCACCAAGGGTGTAGCCTGCGACCACCTGAGCAATCTTCATAACCTGTTCCTGATACACAATGACGCCGTAGGTGTCCTTGAGCACAGGCTCCAGTTCTGGCAGCGGATATACGACAGGCACTTCGCCATGCTTACGCTTAATGAACTCTTCGACCATGCCCGAACTCAGCGGACCGGGTCGGTACAGGGCGAGCATAGCGATAAGGTCTTCAAAGCAGTTGGGGCTGAGCATTCGCAGGTATTTGCGCATACCATCAGACTCAACCTGAAAAATGCCGTCAGTGTCGCCACGGGCATACAAATCATAGGTCGCGGGATCATCAAGGGACAGGGTGTCCAGATCGGGCGCATCCTTGCCTCGCTCAGCAATGATGTCCACCGCGTCCTGAATCACGGTCATGGTTCTCAGGCCAAGAAAGTCAAACTTAACCAGCCCGACTTTTTCGACATATTTCATGTCGTACATGGCCACTGTTTCGCCCTTCTTTCCTTTGTAGAGCGGAAGGAAGTTCCACATGTCACCGGGTGAGATAACAACACCGGCAGCATGTGTGGAGGCGTGGCGGTGCAGGCCTTCGAGCCTGCGGGAAATATCAATAAGCTTCTTGACCCTGCTGTCTGAATCCATCTTTTCACGAATCTCAGGCTCCATTTTCAGAGCCTTGTCGATGGTCATCTTGAGGTCTTCAGGAATCAGCTTGGCGATTTCGTTCACTTCCGGGAACGACATGCCCATAGCGCGGCCAACGTCACGGATAACAGCCTTGGCCTTCATGGTGCCAAAGGTCGTAATCTGGGCCACAGAGTCCTTGCCGTACTTGGTGCCCACATACTTGATAACTTCGGTTCGCCGACGTTCGCAGAAGTCGACGTCGATATCAGGCATGGAAACACGTTCGATGTTCAGAAAACGTTCGAACAGCAAGTTATACGGGAGCGGATCAAGGTTGGTGATACGCAGGGAGTAGGCAACAAGTGAACCAGCCGCAGAACCACGGCCGGGACCAACCGGGATATGGTTACGCTTTGCCCAGTTAATAAAGTCCTGCACGATCAGGAAGTAACCGGGGAAGCCCATTGTCGTGATGACATCAAGCTCCATCTCAAGGCGTTCCCAGTACACCTTTTCATCAACCTCATAAGGGATGTGAGCGAGACGCTCGCGCAGGCCATCACGCGCCATGTCGCACATGACGTCATCAAGGCTTTTGCCCTCTGGCACGTCATAGACCGGGAAGAAATACTTGCCCATACGGATTTCGACATTGCACTGCTCAGCAATGCGCACCGTATTTTCAATAGCTTCCGGGCAGTCAGCGAACTCTGCTTTCATTTCTGACGGGGGCCGGAAATACAGCTCATCCGTCTCAATCTTGAAGCGCTTGGGGTCATCAATGGTGGTGTTGGTCTGCACGCAAAGCAACAGCTCATGGGCTTCATGGTCCGCAGCGGTCAGATAGTGGCAGTCGTTGGTTGCGACCAGCGGCAAATTGGTGTGAGCAGCCAGCTCCTTGAGCTTGGCATTCGCCTCATTCTGCACCTCAAGGCCGTTGGCCTGCACTTCAATATAAAAACGATTTGGGAAAATCGATTCATACAGCTGAGCGGTTTCAATGGCCTTGTCCATGCCCTCATGCAGAACATGCTGCACGACTTCACCCTGAATACAGGCCGACAGGGCAATGATACCCTCATTATATTTGCGCAAAACATCGTGACTGACACGGGGCTTGTAATAGAAGCCACGCAAATAGCCCTCGGTCACGATTTTGGCCAAGTTATGATAGCCCACGAGGTTCTGGGCAAGAAGGACGAGGTGATAGCGCTTTCTGGCGTCAGCCCCCTCGAAATTCGTATGCGGTCCCTTGGACACATAGACTTCTGAGCCAATGATGGGCTTGATGCCCTTGGATTTGGCTTCCACAAAAAACTTGGCCGCAGCAAACATGTTGCCATGATCGGTCACGGCAACAGCTGGCATCTTATATTCTATTGCCTTGTCACACAGGTCGGGCAGCCGAATGGCGCCGTCAAGGAGACTGTACTCCGTATGGCAGTGCAGATGGACAAAATCAGACATGAATCGCCTTCTCTGAAGGATTGGAACGAATGAAAACAGAAAACGGGTGAGACCTAGCAGAAAACCGCAGCGGCAACAAACTGCCCCCAAGGTGGTTTTTGGGCCAAAAAGAGCGCCAGACTCCCCGTGTTCTCCAAAGATTCTTCTGGGATACGACGACACAGAACCAGAAGATTGGACTTTTTTCTTGCAATTGCTTGAAGCCTTTTTCTAGCACAGTTACGCCCGCACAGCACCCTTCTCTTTCCGCACTTTATTTTTATGCTTTAGCAAGCATGTCAACTACAAAACAACAAGAAAGAACAAGCTTCTATATTTAGAAAATTGCCTCAAGACAGAAAAAATATAAAATTATAGAATAAATGAACTTTATGACATATACATAATGTATATACATTGACAGAATATCAAAAATTTTTTCCTTCCTTTCTTTCTTTTAAATTTTGTTTCCATTTCGTTAGTCAAAAACAAAAGATCTCTGTGTTCCCTCTTTTCTCTCAAATCATCGTACAAAGACATCCACAAAGGAGGACTTTATGAACGATGAGAACTCTCGGAGGAACGCCCCGTCACAACTGACCAGACGTCAGTTCCTTTCTCATTCAGCAGGGGGTCTCACGGCAAGCCTTCTGCTCCTCAAACAAACGGGTTCACTCGCCTTTGCCATGCATCCCGGCGGCGAAGACGCCCAACTCCCTCCAGCAAAATATGAACTTCGTTTTGACGAGAAGCTCTGTGCGGGATGCGCCTACTGCGAAATCGCCTGTGCCCAGTACCACGCAGGACATGCAGACATCACCGCCTGTCGCAACCGTTTTGTTCTCAAACCTGTACTCACCTTTACGGGACTCAGTGCCCTCTCTGCCAATGCTCCAGGGCACCCGCAGGCTCTTTCCACCGCACATTTTGCGGAATTTTCAGAAAACGAATTCTGCCATCAGTGTGCCTCCCCGGAATGCCTTGATGCCTGCCCCGAAAACGCCATCACAGTTTCACCACAAACAGGGGCACGCCTTGTTAACCAAAGTCTGTGTGTCGGCTGTGGTGAATGCGTCGACGCCTGCCCGTATGGCATGATTCACCTCGACGAAAACACAGAAACAGCCGTCAAATGCGATCTTTGCGGCGGAGATCCTCAGTGCGCAGCATGGTGCCCCACTGGTGCAATCAGCTATCACAAACTGTAAATTCACAAGGAGCGTCCCATGAAGGACACTGTTTACGGGAATATGGGTACAATTCTCCGCGTGGATCTTAGCACGGGGAAAATCATTCGCGAAGACTCCACCCCATACCTGAAAGACTGGATAGGCGGCCGTTGTCTCGCCCATTATCTGCTTTTTAACGAACTCGACGTAGCACGAGTTGGCCCACTTTCTCCAGAAAATCGAATCTACATTGGCACGGGTCCCCTTGCAGGGACCACCTTCCCAAGTTCCGGGCGAACACACGCCTGCTTTATCGCCCCACTCAATTATTCCGGCTGGGGCGACTCGAACTGTGGCGGTCACTTTGGCCCAGCCCTCAAGCGTTGCGGCTTTGACATGCTGGTTCTTTCCGGAAAGGCCCCAAAACCTGTTTATCTGCATATCAAAAACGACGACATCAAGCTTGTCCCGGCAGAAGACTTATGGGGCAAGGGCACCATAGACACTCAGGCGGAACTCATTGCCCGACACGGTGAGCGCTGCAAACTTCTGTGCATCGGGCAGGCAGGAGAACACCAGGTTCTCTTTGCCAACGTCCGTACAGAAATGACCAACTCAATGGGACGCTGTGGACTGGGGGCTGTCTTTGGCTCCAAGAACCTCAAGGCCGTCGCAGCACAGGGCACCAAGCCAATTCGTCTCTTTAAGCCCAAAGAATATTACGCGGTCACGAAACAGCTTCGCGATGACCTCCTTGACCCCAAATTCGGCAAAGTTCACAGCGCGACATATAAAGTCATGTCAAACTGGGGCACGCCGGGCATTACAAATCTTATTGGCACAACGGGGATGGTTCCCATTCGCAACTGGCAGCAATGCGGCATTGACCCCAAATTCTCACGACTGGTCCACAGCTGGAATACGGAACACGGAACTCGCAGGGAATCCTGCTTTTCTTGCCCTGTACACTGTCACTCCGCCTATGCAGTCAAAGACGGCTACCCTACTCGAGGTGGAGGGCCAGAATACGAAACAACCACAGCACTGGGCCACAAATGTGACGTGACAGATGACCGGGCCGTACTCAAGCTCAACAGCATGTGTAATGATTATGGCCTTGATACGGTAGAATTTGGGGCGCTCTGCTCAACGCTCATGGAATTGCGGGAACGAAACATTATTGACCGGGACTACCTGAATGGCCTCGACATGCAATTTGGCAACGCCGATGCCATGATCGAACTCATGCCGCAAGTCGTGTTCCGAAAGGGTCTGGGCAAAACACTCGCTGATGGTCCCTGGAGGGTCTGCAAGCGCCTTGGGGAAGAAGCACTTCATTCCTGCTATCACCAGAAAGGCATGTGCGCCACGGGAGTCGAAACACGCTCCACCATTGGCTCCATGCTTCAGTTTGCAGTTTCACCTCGCGGTTCACACCATCTGAACGGACTTCCGACAGCCGAATGGGTGAATATCCCAGATATTGCGATCAAGGTTGCCGGATACAAGGAAGCAGGAGACGTCCGCTCCTACCACCCACAGGCCAAGGCAAATCTCGTGAAATATTATGAAGACATGTTCTTCCTTTCCGACAGCCTTGGCATCTGTAAATTCAACTTTGGGCACCTTGCCTACTGGCATGACTCCGGCAAGGACCTTGATTACATGTATGACCAGATTATCAAATCCATTTATTACGCCACGGGAATACAGTATACAGTCAAGGAACTGTTCCAGATATTCGATCGGAGCAATCAGATTGAACGGGCAAGCATTGTTATGCGAGGCTGCCGACGCAAGGACGATCAGCCCAACTGGAAATGCCTCCACGAATCCTGCCCTGGACAGCATCCTGTCGGACCGATTCCCCTCCCACCCATTGACTCAAAAAAGTACAACCGAGTTCTGGATGCCTATTATGAGGCCAGAGGCTGGGACAAAGAGACTGGCATTCCCAAAACCCGCCAGCTCAAAAAACGGGGATTAGACTTTGTCGCCCAAAAAATGAACGCGGCACTTCCTCACGCATAAAAAAAGGCCAGGGCATATGCCCTGGCCTTTTCCCGACAATTCATCTTAGCGGATATTCTCGATCCGAACCAGCTGACTATAATACGCAATTCCCCCACCGCCATCCGTCGCACGAGGAGCAACAAGGGGATTCACGCAGCGGGAAAACCGCATCCATCCGCCCCGGCGAACCACAAGAGCCTCTGGATGAACACTGTCATCAAGACGCAGGTCAACCTCAAGTTTCCCATGCGGACTCACAATCTGCACCGGAGCATTCAGGTCAATATTTTTCAGCGCCGGGCTTTTGGGTGAAATCCACGCCCGCAAGGCTCCAGAATGCGGTTCTTCCAGACGCTGGGAATGCAGAGAATCTTTTCGCACCAGAGACAAAAGACTCAGCGGATATTCAGAACTTCGCTCTTCATCGCTCAAAAACTCTGGAGCATGATACAGCCCATCGTCAGTATCAAACTGCATCCCCTCATACGCAACGTCCTGGAACTCACAGGGCAAAAAGCCTTTTTCTCGTAGTTCCTCAAGGGACCCATTCACGCTGGGGCCAAGCCCGTAGCGCAGCATTTCTTCTTTGTCAGGAAGAACAAGCGGCTCCTCCAGTCGCTCGGCAATTGCCTGCACGATGTCCCAGTCATTGCGCACACCCTCTGGCGGCTCGCAGACCTTGGCCGCCCAGTTCACGCAATTATGCATCCCGGAATCAACGATTTCCTCTCGCTCCAGCATAAGCGCACAGGGTAAAATCACATCAGCCCGCAGGGTCGTGTCATTAAAAAATGCATCCACAGCAACGACAAATCCTGTACGGGCAAAGGCGTCAGCAATCGCATTGCCATCAGGGAGCTGGTTTACAGGATTTGTGCCCTGCACAAAAACAAATTCAAAAGGAGTCTCCTCTTCCTGCATGCAGCGCCCAAGCCGATGCAGCGGCATTTCCCGTGGCGGAGCAGGAGAAAAATCCTCTGCCCATGAGCGCAGGAACAGTCCGGAAGCCAGATTATAATACGTTCCGCCCCCACTTCTCCCCATGTTTCCAGACAACATGGCCGCAGCATTGATATACCGCACATTTTCCCGCCCATGCACATAGCGCTGCAAACCAAGCCCAACAAGAGTGGCACAGGGTCCGTTTGTGTACAGCTCCACAAGGCGGTTCAAATCCGCTCTGTCCACCCCGCAGGCCTGCAAAAGTTCTGCCTCATCAAGAGCAGCGAGTCGTGCCTCAAAGGCAGAAAAATCACGCGTCGCCGCCTGAACATCTTTGGACACACCAGCAGCAAGAAGTCGTCGACACAGGGCCGCAGCAAGAAAACGGTCTGTCCCAGGCCGAATAAACAGCGTCTCGTCAGAGAATTCCCGAGCAGTGTCAGCAGTTGGCGTAATGCTCAAAACATGCGTGCCATTTTTGCGGGCCTTGGCCACCGCAGCACTCAAATGCAAATAGGCTCTTGTGAGGTCACGCCCCCAGTTCACGATACTTCTGGCCTTGTACAACTCTGTCACACGGCTATGCCGAACAGAGCCAAAATCATCACGAAAGGCGTTATTTCCTGTGGTTGCGCAGGGGGAGCCACTCGTTCCGGAAGCCCCAAGAGTTCGAAAAAACCACCGGGAAATATCACTATACAAACCGCGATACCCATATCCCTGCACATGGAGTATTCGCTCTGGTGTTTTTCGTAAGCGGTCCAGACGGGAGCAAATAAGTTTCAAGGCTTCATCCCAGCTCACAGGCCAATAATTCGCCCCAGACCTGACAAGAGGCTGGGTTATACGGTCAGGACTTGAGAGGCGTTCTCCTATCCGTTTTTGTTTTGCGCAACAAAAGCCTGCTGTAAAAGGATGGTCCGGATTCCCTCTCAGGGATATTTTCCCATCTTTTTCAACAGCTACAAGAAGAGAACATGCATCAAAGCAGTCCAGAGTGCATGCTGTTAGCTGCTCGTTTTTCTTCATACTCCACGTCCTATAATATGCTCTGCATGAGGTCAAAAGGCTTTTTGTTCCAGCAAGGGACAAATTGCCAAGCCACGGGCAGAACGGTATGACATAGGCCATGTCACAGGAATACGACATCCCCGCAGTTTCCCGCCATCAGGCGGAAGACGTCATAAAACGCAGTCATTTTATCACGACCCTTTCCCACGTCCAAAGCGTTGAAGAGGCGCGTGCATTCATCGCAGAAATCAAGGCAGAGCACCCAGATGCAACGCATAACTGCTGGGCTTTCAATGCTGGTCCGGCAGGAGACACGGCCTTTGTTGGCTGCTCTGACGACGGTGAACCTTCCGGCACAGCTGGCCGTCCCATGCTCAACGTGCTGAACCACTGTCCTGTTGGCGAGATAGCCGCAGTGGTCACCCGGTATTACGGTGGCATCAAGCTTGGGACAGGCGGCCTTGTTCGGGCGTACTCAGGCATGGTGCAGCTTGGGCTGGACACTCTTCCTACAAAGCGCCGCTTTGAGGCTGCATCTGTGCACATTGGCATTGAGTATCGGCACATCACACTTTTTAAGCGAATGCTTGAGCGCCACGAAGCCGAAATACAGGAAGAAAATTTTGGGACGGACGCCCAGTTTATGCTTCGTCTCCCAAAGCGAAACCTTGAGACACTGTGTGCGGAGCTTGTTGAGATGACTGACGGCATCGCGCGAATTCACGTTCAAAAGTAAGACAAGGCCATGCTCACAGCATCACACGTACGCGGACGACTGGCTCCAAGCCCAACAGGACATCTCCACCTTGGCAATGCCTGGGCATTTTTGCTGTGCTGGCTTGCAGTACGCAAGGCAGACGGCACAGTTATTCTGCGCATGGAAGACATCGATCCAGATCGCTCCAAAACGGAATTTGCCACAGACATCATCACCGATCTCCACTGGCTTGGTCTGGACTGGGATGAAGGACCCGACTGCGGCGGAGACAACGCGCCATATACGCAAAGTGAAAAGCTGGACCGCTATGCAGAGGTCATTGCCCAGCTCTCAGAGCGGGGGCTAACCTACCCTTGTTACTGTACGCGAAAAGAGCTTCGTTCTCTGGCATCAGCGCCGCATAAGGGAGAATTTGGTCCAGCCTACCCCGGAACCTGCCTGCACCTGAGTGCATCGCGCAAGGCAGAGCTGGAAGCTGCGGGACGGCGCCCCTCCCTTCGACTTCATGCAGACAGCCCAGACCTGAGCTTTCATGATAGACTTTGTGGAGATCAGCACCAGACATGGGAAGAATGCGGCGGTGATTTCCCGCTGCGCCGCTCGGACGGAGTTATTTCGTACCAGCTGGCCGTGGCGGTGGATGACATCGACCAGAACGTGACGCTCGTCATGCGCGGGGATGACATTTTGCACTGCACGCCGCGCCAAGTGTACCT encodes the following:
- a CDS encoding molybdopterin-dependent oxidoreductase, which encodes MKKNEQLTACTLDCFDACSLLVAVEKDGKISLRGNPDHPFTAGFCCAKQKRIGERLSSPDRITQPLVRSGANYWPVSWDEALKLICSRLDRLRKTPERILHVQGYGYRGLYSDISRWFFRTLGASGTSGSPCATTGNNAFRDDFGSVRHSRVTELYKARSIVNWGRDLTRAYLHLSAAVAKARKNGTHVLSITPTADTAREFSDETLFIRPGTDRFLAAALCRRLLAAGVSKDVQAATRDFSAFEARLAALDEAELLQACGVDRADLNRLVELYTNGPCATLVGLGLQRYVHGRENVRYINAAAMLSGNMGRSGGGTYYNLASGLFLRSWAEDFSPAPPREMPLHRLGRCMQEEETPFEFVFVQGTNPVNQLPDGNAIADAFARTGFVVAVDAFFNDTTLRADVILPCALMLEREEIVDSGMHNCVNWAAKVCEPPEGVRNDWDIVQAIAERLEEPLVLPDKEEMLRYGLGPSVNGSLEELREKGFLPCEFQDVAYEGMQFDTDDGLYHAPEFLSDEERSSEYPLSLLSLVRKDSLHSQRLEEPHSGALRAWISPKSPALKNIDLNAPVQIVSPHGKLEVDLRLDDSVHPEALVVRRGGWMRFSRCVNPLVAPRATDGGGGIAYYSQLVRIENIR
- a CDS encoding YigZ family protein, with product MSQEYDIPAVSRHQAEDVIKRSHFITTLSHVQSVEEARAFIAEIKAEHPDATHNCWAFNAGPAGDTAFVGCSDDGEPSGTAGRPMLNVLNHCPVGEIAAVVTRYYGGIKLGTGGLVRAYSGMVQLGLDTLPTKRRFEAASVHIGIEYRHITLFKRMLERHEAEIQEENFGTDAQFMLRLPKRNLETLCAELVEMTDGIARIHVQK
- the gluQRS gene encoding tRNA glutamyl-Q(34) synthetase GluQRS — translated: MLTASHVRGRLAPSPTGHLHLGNAWAFLLCWLAVRKADGTVILRMEDIDPDRSKTEFATDIITDLHWLGLDWDEGPDCGGDNAPYTQSEKLDRYAEVIAQLSERGLTYPCYCTRKELRSLASAPHKGEFGPAYPGTCLHLSASRKAELEAAGRRPSLRLHADSPDLSFHDRLCGDQHQTWEECGGDFPLRRSDGVISYQLAVAVDDIDQNVTLVMRGDDILHCTPRQVYLYKLLNARRPDYAHVPLVLDAEGERLAKRHKHFELRALREMGISAKAIIGYLGYRAGLLPEPKLAQAQELLTHFSLEKLPKQAIQLENDIEEILKKLSEKENKL